One Candidatus Binatia bacterium DNA window includes the following coding sequences:
- the nadK gene encoding NAD kinase → MQYGPLPAEARVGIVVKRGQPRAAELGRGLARWLAERGRQVLVESELGADTNARVAGSRAELARLSDLIVVLGGDGTLLGVARHLRERETPILGVNLGGLGFLTAVTVEELYPTLERALSGECRYDRRMRLAVRLDSQADGSWHVLNEVVLAKAALARMIDLETAVDGEEVCVYKADGLILATPTGSTAYSLSAGGPIVHPGVDVILVSPICPHTLSNRPMVLPDSSVVRVRVRSSDRDDVVVAFDGQESVPLPDGATVEVRRAEVGVVLLQPPDRSYFSVLRSKLRWGTR, encoded by the coding sequence GTGCAGTACGGTCCTCTTCCCGCCGAGGCCAGGGTCGGCATCGTCGTCAAGCGCGGTCAACCCCGAGCAGCCGAACTCGGAAGGGGTCTCGCGCGATGGCTCGCCGAACGGGGCCGGCAGGTCCTCGTGGAAAGCGAGCTCGGTGCCGACACGAACGCCCGGGTGGCGGGCTCGCGCGCCGAGCTCGCCCGACTCTCGGACCTCATCGTGGTGCTGGGCGGGGACGGCACGCTCCTCGGCGTGGCCCGCCACCTTCGCGAGCGCGAGACGCCCATCCTGGGGGTCAACCTCGGCGGGCTCGGCTTTCTCACGGCCGTGACCGTGGAGGAGCTCTACCCCACCCTCGAGAGAGCCCTCTCCGGCGAGTGCCGCTACGACCGCCGGATGCGGCTCGCGGTCCGGCTCGACAGCCAGGCGGACGGCTCCTGGCACGTCCTCAACGAGGTGGTGCTCGCCAAGGCGGCCCTGGCACGGATGATCGACCTCGAGACCGCCGTCGACGGAGAGGAAGTGTGCGTCTACAAGGCGGACGGGCTGATTCTCGCGACGCCCACGGGCTCGACCGCTTATTCCCTCTCGGCCGGAGGACCCATCGTGCATCCCGGCGTGGACGTGATCCTCGTCTCCCCGATCTGCCCCCACACCCTGAGTAACCGGCCCATGGTTCTCCCCGATTCCTCGGTCGTCCGCGTGAGAGTTCGCTCTTCGGATCGGGACGACGTCGTCGTGGCCTTCGACGGGCAGGAATCCGTACCCCTGCCCGACGGCGCGACGGTGGAAGTCCGGCGGGCCGAAGTCGGGGTCGTTCTTCTCCAGCCTCCGGACAGGAGCTATTTTTCGGTCCTGCGAAGCAAGCTTCGCTGGGGCACTCGCTGA
- the recN gene encoding DNA repair protein RecN, with protein sequence MLKELRVRNFAIFEDTALEFEPGFNVLTGETGAGKTLLTRALSLACGEKASVEWIRTGCEEAFVEALFLLDDRQRKVAAEAGLPAEAEVLVRRQIARGGRTRTHWNGTPVPLGLLERVARHLVQVHGQFEHTELLDTEQHRELLDRYARLGTLRAEMEAAYQVLREADERLRDLRRSARERSERAELLRFQLEELEKVDPRPGEDAELEAERSVLAHAEQLLRGACEAEEILYSGEGAVCERLGKIAFSLRDLARIDPRLAEAARLLEGAEAETREAAAVLRAYADGFDFDPEKKARVEERLFELRRLQKKYGKSLEEIVTLREAIREELHRMGSPEADPEKLERERNRLAERARGVAAELSRRRHEAARELERSILPELSALGMPRARFRVEIRPRTPSEGDPFEGLAVHGRDEIEFFFGANPGHEERPLRRVASGGELSRILLALRVLATEEDEKKGLTLLFDEVDAGIGGKVAEAVGERLRRLGREGQVLCVTHLPQIAALADHHYAVRKVLGKTRTTAEVRKLEGKERLTELSRMLGAENDDAARRFARRLTQKPGRKNPHFP encoded by the coding sequence ATGCTCAAGGAGCTGCGCGTCCGGAACTTCGCGATTTTCGAAGACACGGCGCTCGAATTCGAACCCGGCTTCAACGTACTCACGGGCGAGACCGGAGCCGGAAAGACCCTGCTCACACGGGCGCTCTCCCTCGCCTGCGGGGAAAAGGCGTCGGTGGAGTGGATCCGCACGGGCTGCGAGGAAGCCTTCGTCGAAGCCCTCTTCCTGCTCGACGACCGGCAACGGAAAGTGGCGGCCGAAGCAGGGCTGCCGGCCGAGGCCGAAGTGCTCGTCCGCCGGCAGATCGCCCGGGGCGGTCGGACCCGAACCCACTGGAACGGCACCCCCGTCCCGCTCGGGCTTCTCGAGCGCGTGGCGCGCCACCTGGTGCAGGTCCACGGGCAGTTCGAGCACACGGAACTTCTCGACACCGAACAGCACCGGGAGCTCCTCGACCGCTACGCGAGGCTCGGCACGCTACGCGCGGAGATGGAGGCCGCCTACCAGGTGCTGCGCGAGGCGGACGAGAGGCTCCGCGACCTTCGACGGTCCGCGAGGGAGCGGAGCGAGCGGGCGGAACTCCTCCGCTTCCAGCTCGAGGAACTCGAGAAAGTCGACCCGCGCCCCGGGGAGGACGCGGAGCTCGAAGCCGAGCGGTCCGTCCTGGCCCACGCCGAACAGCTCCTGCGCGGCGCCTGCGAGGCCGAGGAAATCCTCTACTCCGGAGAAGGAGCCGTCTGCGAAAGGCTCGGCAAGATCGCGTTTTCCTTGAGGGACCTCGCGCGCATCGACCCCCGGCTCGCCGAGGCGGCGCGCCTTCTCGAGGGCGCCGAGGCGGAAACGAGGGAAGCCGCCGCCGTGCTGCGGGCCTACGCGGACGGCTTCGACTTCGACCCCGAGAAAAAGGCTCGCGTCGAAGAACGCCTGTTCGAGCTCCGCCGGCTCCAGAAAAAATACGGGAAATCGCTCGAAGAAATCGTGACCTTGCGGGAGGCCATCCGGGAGGAGCTCCACCGGATGGGGTCGCCCGAAGCGGATCCCGAAAAGCTCGAGCGGGAACGGAATCGTCTGGCGGAAAGAGCCCGGGGCGTGGCCGCCGAGCTTTCCCGACGCCGGCACGAGGCCGCGCGCGAACTGGAGCGGAGCATCCTGCCCGAGCTTTCCGCCCTCGGCATGCCGCGCGCCCGCTTCCGGGTCGAGATCCGGCCTCGTACCCCCTCCGAGGGCGACCCGTTCGAGGGGCTCGCCGTGCACGGCCGGGACGAAATCGAGTTCTTTTTCGGGGCCAACCCGGGACACGAAGAGCGCCCGCTGCGCCGGGTGGCTTCGGGAGGCGAGCTGTCCCGGATTCTTCTCGCGCTCCGGGTCCTCGCGACCGAGGAAGACGAAAAGAAGGGGCTCACCCTGCTCTTCGACGAGGTGGACGCCGGAATCGGCGGGAAGGTCGCCGAAGCGGTCGGGGAGCGACTGCGGAGGCTCGGCCGCGAGGGCCAGGTACTCTGCGTCACCCATCTGCCGCAGATCGCGGCCCTCGCCGACCACCACTACGCCGTCCGCAAGGTGCTCGGGAAGACGCGAACCACGGCGGAGGTCCGCAAGCTCGAGGGAAAGGAGCGCCTGACGGAGCTCAGTCGGATGCTCGGTGCCGAGAACGACGACGCCGCCCGGCGCTTCGCGCGACGCCTCACGCAAAAACCCGGCAGAAAAAATCCCCATTTTCCTTGA
- the truA gene encoding tRNA pseudouridine synthase A encodes MLFRLTLAYDGTAYRGWQVQPEGPTIQAVLEEALERLCGERVRLRVAGRTDAGVHAAAQVAAFRCPKGWEPEILRRALDALTPPDIVVRRVSTAPEDFDPRKDALSRVYLYRIWNAPVPNVFLRRFAWHVREPLDTEAMGRAAEHLLGEHDFSSFRAAGCTARHAVRRVLRSSVERKGSQVVYTIEATGFVRHMVRNVVGALVEVGSGRKEPAWIAAVLRARDRTRAARTAPAHGLCLWEVRYPSEAQDDPETEAVVESLVGHASEPDGTEGE; translated from the coding sequence ATGCTCTTCCGGCTGACCCTGGCGTACGACGGCACGGCGTACCGCGGTTGGCAGGTCCAGCCCGAGGGACCCACGATCCAGGCCGTTCTGGAAGAAGCCCTCGAGAGACTCTGTGGGGAGCGTGTCCGGCTGCGGGTCGCCGGCCGCACGGACGCCGGTGTGCACGCGGCCGCTCAGGTGGCGGCCTTCCGTTGCCCGAAGGGGTGGGAGCCCGAGATCCTGCGCCGGGCGCTCGACGCCCTGACCCCTCCGGACATCGTCGTGCGGCGGGTTTCGACGGCCCCGGAGGACTTCGATCCCCGCAAGGACGCCCTGAGTCGGGTCTACCTCTACCGCATCTGGAACGCGCCGGTGCCGAACGTTTTCCTCCGGCGTTTCGCCTGGCACGTCCGGGAACCGCTGGACACGGAAGCCATGGGGCGAGCTGCGGAGCACCTTCTGGGAGAGCACGATTTCAGCTCGTTCAGGGCGGCGGGATGCACGGCGCGGCACGCCGTGCGGCGGGTTCTACGGAGTTCGGTGGAGCGAAAGGGGTCGCAGGTCGTCTACACGATCGAGGCCACGGGGTTCGTTCGTCACATGGTACGGAACGTCGTGGGTGCGCTGGTCGAGGTCGGCTCGGGGCGAAAAGAACCGGCATGGATCGCCGCGGTCCTCCGGGCACGGGACAGGACGCGCGCCGCGAGAACGGCGCCCGCGCACGGGCTCTGCCTCTGGGAGGTTCGCTACCCGTCAGAAGCTCAGGACGATCCCGAGACCGAGGCCGTAGTCGAGAGCCTCGTCGGTCACGCCAGCGAGCCCGACGGGACGGAGGGTGAGTAG
- the asd-2 gene encoding aspartate-semialdehyde dehydrogenase, producing the protein MPKRLGVAVLGAATLLGREVVEGLHRRGFPLGELRLFDRGEFLGEGFETGEIVEDIEEARGQFDVVFCAAELGEDVFSRFEAAAFVDCTGRFALASDVPLVVPEWNPGALAALGSRRIVSSPDPVALALTVVLGPVRSVAGLRRVVATTIEPVSERGREGIEELERQAADLLSGREPRVEVFPHRVCFNVVPFSAGGAEKESEAAAQLRKLLGEAELPVSLTRTYGSLFYGTGISLHVELAENRPLGEIREVLRQAPGVLWTEELGLESSVAEALEHEATLVSRLREEGERSYALWVAVDNLRKGRALNAVQIAEILARERF; encoded by the coding sequence ATGCCCAAGCGGCTCGGAGTCGCCGTTCTGGGGGCGGCAACGCTCCTGGGACGGGAGGTGGTCGAGGGTCTCCACCGTCGTGGCTTTCCGCTCGGCGAGCTCCGGCTCTTCGACCGGGGCGAGTTCCTGGGCGAGGGTTTCGAGACGGGCGAGATCGTCGAGGACATCGAGGAGGCCCGGGGGCAGTTCGACGTCGTGTTCTGCGCCGCCGAGCTCGGGGAAGACGTCTTCTCCCGCTTCGAAGCCGCTGCCTTCGTCGATTGCACGGGCCGGTTCGCTCTGGCCTCGGACGTTCCTCTCGTCGTGCCGGAGTGGAACCCGGGGGCCCTCGCCGCGCTCGGGTCGCGGCGTATCGTATCTTCTCCGGACCCCGTCGCCCTGGCGCTCACCGTCGTGTTGGGTCCGGTCCGGTCCGTGGCGGGCCTCCGCCGGGTCGTGGCGACGACGATCGAGCCCGTCTCCGAGCGCGGTCGGGAGGGCATCGAGGAGCTGGAACGGCAGGCGGCGGACCTCCTCTCCGGCCGGGAGCCGCGGGTCGAGGTGTTCCCCCACAGGGTCTGCTTCAACGTGGTCCCGTTCTCGGCGGGAGGAGCCGAAAAGGAATCGGAGGCGGCCGCCCAACTCCGGAAGCTTCTCGGTGAAGCGGAGCTCCCGGTGAGCCTCACGCGGACCTACGGGTCTCTTTTCTACGGGACGGGAATTTCGCTCCACGTCGAGCTCGCCGAGAATCGGCCGCTCGGCGAGATTCGGGAGGTGCTCCGTCAGGCTCCGGGTGTCCTCTGGACCGAAGAGCTCGGGCTCGAGAGTTCGGTGGCCGAGGCGCTCGAGCACGAAGCCACCCTGGTGAGTCGGCTCCGCGAAGAAGGCGAGCGTTCGTATGCGCTCTGGGTCGCGGTGGACAACCTGAGGAAGGGCAGGGCACTCAACGCGGTGCAGATCGCGGAAATCCTGGCTCGCGAGCGCTTCTGA
- the leuB gene encoding 3-isopropylmalate dehydrogenase, protein MKILVLPGDGIGPEVTAEAVGVLRACAERFGLALELEEGVVGGSAIDLHGTPLPADVLRAALEADGVLLGAVGGPKWEDPNASVRPEQALLALRKELGLFANLRPVRVHPRLVSASPLRPDVVSGADFVFVRELTGGIYFGAPSEERGGPRGREAVDTCFYTEAEIARVARCAFGLARSRRKKVTSVDKANILATSRLWRKVVGEVGREFPDVTLEHVLVDAMAMHLLRRPRDFDVVVTENLFGDILTDEASMVAGSMGLLPSASLGEARNRLGRPRGLYEPIHGSAPDIAGRDLANPLAAILSAALLLRYSCGAEEAAATVERVVDEVVASGVGTPDLARDGAEVVGCKEMGRLVREKIREGG, encoded by the coding sequence ATGAAAATCCTGGTTCTTCCCGGAGACGGAATCGGCCCCGAGGTGACCGCCGAAGCCGTGGGCGTCCTGCGCGCCTGTGCCGAACGATTCGGGCTCGCGCTGGAGCTCGAAGAGGGGGTCGTGGGCGGTTCGGCGATCGATCTCCACGGAACGCCGCTTCCGGCGGACGTCCTTCGGGCGGCGCTCGAGGCGGACGGAGTTCTTCTCGGTGCCGTGGGTGGCCCCAAGTGGGAGGACCCGAACGCGAGCGTCCGCCCCGAGCAGGCCCTTCTGGCGCTCCGCAAGGAGCTCGGTCTTTTCGCGAACCTGCGCCCGGTGCGTGTCCACCCCCGCCTCGTCTCGGCGAGCCCGCTGCGTCCCGACGTCGTCTCGGGAGCGGATTTCGTCTTCGTGCGCGAGCTCACCGGTGGGATTTACTTCGGCGCGCCGAGCGAGGAGCGAGGTGGACCTCGTGGAAGAGAGGCCGTCGACACCTGTTTCTATACCGAAGCCGAGATCGCGCGTGTCGCGCGGTGCGCCTTCGGGCTCGCGCGATCGAGGCGAAAGAAGGTGACTTCGGTCGACAAGGCCAACATCCTCGCGACCTCGCGGCTCTGGCGCAAGGTCGTCGGGGAAGTCGGCCGGGAGTTCCCCGACGTGACCCTCGAGCACGTTCTCGTCGATGCCATGGCGATGCACCTTCTCCGGCGTCCCCGGGATTTCGACGTCGTCGTGACGGAAAACCTGTTCGGCGATATCCTCACGGACGAAGCTTCCATGGTGGCCGGCTCCATGGGCCTTCTCCCTTCGGCTTCCCTCGGAGAGGCCCGGAATCGGCTCGGCCGGCCGAGGGGTCTCTACGAGCCCATCCATGGCAGCGCTCCGGACATCGCCGGCCGGGACCTGGCCAACCCGCTCGCCGCGATCCTCTCGGCTGCCCTCCTGCTGCGATATTCCTGCGGCGCCGAGGAAGCCGCGGCGACGGTGGAACGCGTCGTGGACGAGGTCGTGGCGTCCGGAGTCGGCACGCCGGACCTCGCCAGGGATGGAGCCGAGGTGGTGGGTTGCAAGGAGATGGGTCGGCTCGTCCGCGAGAAGATCCGGGAAGGCGGGTGA
- the leuA gene encoding 2-isopropylmalate synthase, with product MQPERGKDADHDVVYIFDTTLRDGEQSPGATMNVEEKVVIARQLEKLGVDVIEAGFAASSPGDFEAVRRVAEAVTEPIVLSLARTKEGDIERAIRAVEKARRPGIHIFIATSDIHLRRKLMMSRQEALDAACWAVRFARKHLDYVEFSAEDASRSDPEYLVQVFGAVIECGAVTLNVPDTTGYAVPEQFGELFRYLVTHTPGGRSVRWSAHCHNDLGMAVANSLAAVRNGARQVECTVNGIGERAGNTAMEEVVMALKTRSDFFGVRTNIRTEHIYATSRLLSQITGLTVPVNKPVVGDNAFAHEAGIHQDGVLKDSLTYEIMRPQDIGLASNRIVLGKHSGRHAFVERLRQLGIDLRTVDMNKAFERFKELADVKKNVYDEDLLAIVTEESTRGEERYALERLEVRAASDETPEARVRLRVDGEVRERSASGDGMVDACYKAICEIVGVEPRLERYSVKAITGGTDAMGEVSCLIEVDGLSALGQGAHTDIVMASALALVAALNKIEYRRRYQQLLRGEGP from the coding sequence ATGCAACCCGAACGGGGCAAAGACGCGGATCACGACGTGGTCTACATCTTCGACACGACGCTGCGCGACGGCGAACAGTCGCCCGGCGCCACCATGAACGTCGAAGAAAAGGTCGTCATCGCACGACAGCTCGAGAAGCTCGGCGTCGACGTGATCGAGGCGGGCTTCGCCGCTTCGTCGCCGGGCGATTTCGAGGCCGTGCGGCGCGTGGCGGAAGCGGTCACGGAGCCGATCGTCTTGAGCCTCGCCCGGACGAAAGAGGGCGACATCGAGCGGGCGATCCGTGCCGTGGAAAAGGCGCGCCGTCCGGGGATCCACATTTTCATCGCCACCTCCGACATCCACCTCCGGCGCAAGCTCATGATGAGCCGGCAGGAGGCGCTCGACGCCGCCTGCTGGGCGGTGCGGTTCGCGAGAAAGCACCTCGACTACGTCGAGTTCTCGGCCGAGGACGCTTCTCGGAGCGATCCCGAGTACCTGGTGCAGGTTTTCGGGGCCGTCATCGAGTGCGGCGCCGTGACGCTGAACGTGCCGGACACGACCGGGTACGCCGTGCCGGAGCAGTTCGGCGAGCTCTTCCGGTATCTCGTGACCCACACGCCCGGCGGGAGGAGCGTTCGCTGGAGCGCCCACTGCCACAACGATCTCGGGATGGCCGTGGCCAATTCCCTCGCGGCCGTCCGCAACGGTGCTCGGCAGGTCGAATGCACCGTGAACGGTATCGGGGAGCGGGCGGGGAACACGGCCATGGAAGAGGTCGTGATGGCACTGAAGACGCGTTCCGACTTCTTCGGCGTGCGGACGAACATCCGGACCGAGCACATCTACGCGACGAGCCGTCTCCTTTCCCAGATCACGGGTCTCACGGTCCCCGTGAACAAGCCCGTAGTGGGCGACAACGCCTTCGCCCACGAGGCGGGGATCCATCAGGACGGGGTGCTGAAGGATTCGCTCACGTACGAGATCATGCGCCCGCAGGACATCGGGCTCGCGAGCAACCGGATCGTGCTCGGCAAGCATTCGGGCCGACACGCGTTCGTCGAGAGACTGCGCCAGCTCGGGATCGACCTGCGGACCGTCGACATGAACAAGGCCTTCGAGCGGTTCAAGGAACTCGCGGACGTCAAGAAAAACGTCTACGACGAGGACCTGCTGGCCATCGTGACCGAAGAGAGCACCCGGGGCGAGGAACGCTACGCGCTCGAGCGGCTCGAGGTGCGGGCGGCGAGCGACGAGACGCCCGAGGCCAGGGTCCGGCTCCGCGTCGACGGCGAGGTGCGCGAGCGATCGGCGAGCGGCGACGGGATGGTGGACGCCTGCTACAAGGCCATTTGCGAGATCGTGGGCGTCGAGCCCCGGCTCGAACGCTACTCGGTCAAGGCCATCACCGGTGGCACCGACGCGATGGGCGAGGTGTCCTGCTTGATCGAAGTCGACGGCCTCTCGGCGCTCGGGCAGGGGGCCCACACGGACATCGTGATGGCCAGCGCGCTGGCGCTCGTCGCCGCTCTCAACAAGATCGAGTACCGCCGTCGCTACCAGCAGCTCCTGCGCGGCGAAGGCCCCTGA
- the pssA gene encoding CDP-diacylglycerol--serine O-phosphatidyltransferase: MNGGVHTIRARDLRAPLRKGVHVLPNLLTTAGLFSGFFSVVATLRGEFEVAAVAVLVAQVFDVLDGRVARVTRTASRFGIEYDSLSDLVAFGVAPALLVYQWALLPWKTWGWLAAALYVTCGALRLARFNVQWDNVEKRHFVGLPIPAAADVVVTTVLLGHYLGGEVVANRHLVFLVLTYVLAGLMVSGVRYYSFKEVELYRRQPFWILLAVILLGNFLVAEPQIFLFVAAYSYALYGPGRWAYVKLRRLERLWFRRSVGADVLTRSLWTPSKGGQ, translated from the coding sequence GTGAACGGCGGGGTTCACACGATCCGCGCGCGGGACCTGCGCGCGCCTCTTCGAAAGGGCGTCCACGTGCTCCCGAATCTGCTCACCACGGCCGGTCTCTTCTCCGGCTTTTTCTCCGTCGTCGCGACGCTTCGGGGGGAGTTCGAGGTCGCGGCCGTCGCCGTTCTCGTCGCACAGGTCTTCGATGTCCTGGACGGGCGCGTAGCGCGCGTCACGCGGACGGCGAGTCGGTTCGGGATCGAGTACGACTCTCTTTCCGACCTCGTGGCCTTCGGGGTGGCGCCGGCGTTGCTGGTCTACCAGTGGGCGCTGCTGCCGTGGAAGACGTGGGGTTGGCTGGCGGCGGCCCTCTACGTGACCTGCGGCGCTCTTCGCCTCGCCCGTTTCAACGTGCAGTGGGACAACGTGGAGAAACGCCACTTCGTCGGCTTGCCGATTCCGGCCGCCGCCGACGTCGTCGTGACGACCGTGCTTCTGGGCCATTACCTGGGCGGCGAGGTCGTGGCGAACCGGCACCTGGTTTTCCTGGTCCTCACCTACGTGCTGGCCGGCCTCATGGTGAGCGGGGTGCGTTACTACAGCTTCAAGGAGGTCGAGCTCTACCGGCGACAGCCCTTCTGGATTCTTCTCGCCGTCATTCTTCTCGGCAACTTCCTCGTGGCGGAACCGCAGATTTTCCTCTTCGTGGCCGCTTACAGCTACGCCCTCTACGGCCCGGGGCGGTGGGCGTACGTGAAGCTCCGCCGCCTCGAGCGGCTCTGGTTCCGGCGGTCGGTCGGGGCCGATGTCTTGACAAGGTCGCTCTGGACCCCTAGTAAGGGTGGGCAATGA
- the psd gene encoding phosphatidylserine decarboxylase proenzyme: protein MEADLSSPAKKKGLPLAREGFPLVAAGLGAAFLSWVFGLRAPACLFGLASLYLLWFFRDPERTPPEGEHLLVAPADGRVIAVEASADDRYLPEGGTRLSIFMSPFDVHVNRAPASGRVEKTEYRKGRFVRAFAPEASEENERNAVWLRTPQGPGICFVQVAGFLARRIVCYVREGMEIDRGARCGIVMFGSRVDVYLPPGFRVRVRPGDRTRAGESVIAEAGS from the coding sequence GTGGAGGCGGACCTCTCTTCGCCTGCGAAGAAAAAAGGACTCCCGCTGGCCCGGGAAGGCTTTCCCCTGGTCGCCGCCGGCCTGGGGGCCGCGTTCCTGTCGTGGGTCTTCGGCCTGCGTGCGCCGGCGTGTCTTTTCGGCTTGGCTTCTCTCTACCTCCTCTGGTTTTTCCGCGACCCCGAGCGGACTCCTCCGGAAGGGGAACACCTCCTCGTGGCTCCCGCGGACGGCCGGGTGATCGCCGTCGAGGCTTCGGCGGACGACCGGTATTTGCCGGAGGGGGGCACGAGGCTCAGCATTTTCATGTCGCCCTTCGACGTCCACGTGAACCGGGCCCCCGCCTCGGGACGCGTGGAAAAAACCGAGTACCGGAAGGGGCGGTTCGTGCGGGCTTTCGCCCCGGAAGCTTCGGAGGAAAACGAGCGCAACGCCGTCTGGCTGCGGACCCCCCAGGGGCCCGGGATCTGTTTCGTGCAAGTCGCCGGGTTTCTCGCCCGGCGAATCGTGTGCTATGTGCGGGAGGGCATGGAAATCGACCGGGGTGCCCGGTGCGGGATCGTCATGTTCGGGTCCAGGGTGGACGTCTACCTTCCGCCGGGGTTCCGGGTCCGTGTTCGTCCGGGGGACCGGACGCGGGCGGGGGAAAGCGTGATCGCGGAGGCGGGCTCGTGA
- the ilvC gene encoding ketol-acid reductoisomerase (NADP(+)), with the protein MSLRIYYDRDADLSHLRGKRIAVVGFGSQGHAHALNLRDSGMDVVVGLRPGSASWKKAEGAGLEVLPTAEAAQRADVVMMLVPDEVGAETYRSEIAPGLKKGAYLAFAHGFNIHFGRIVPPPEVNVFMIAPKGPGHLVRSEFQKGRGVPCLLAVHQDPSGDTKEVALAYGKALGGTRAAILETTFREETETDLFGEQAVLCGGLTELIRAGFETLVEAGYSPEMAYFECLHEVKLIVDLLYEGGIANMRYSISNTAEYGDMTRGKRVIGPEARKAMKEILADIQSGRFAQEWVTEYECGMPHFRELRKEAENHPIEKVGEKLRAMMPWLSSERLVDRSKN; encoded by the coding sequence ATGAGCTTGCGCATCTACTACGATCGGGACGCCGACCTTTCCCACCTCCGCGGCAAGCGGATTGCCGTCGTGGGGTTCGGAAGCCAGGGACACGCTCACGCGCTGAACCTGCGCGACAGCGGCATGGACGTGGTGGTCGGGCTCAGGCCCGGGAGTGCGTCGTGGAAAAAGGCGGAAGGGGCGGGGCTCGAGGTGCTGCCGACGGCCGAGGCAGCGCAGCGAGCCGACGTCGTGATGATGCTCGTCCCGGACGAGGTCGGTGCCGAAACGTACCGCTCCGAGATCGCGCCGGGCCTGAAGAAGGGCGCTTACCTGGCGTTCGCCCACGGGTTCAACATCCATTTCGGGCGCATCGTTCCGCCGCCGGAGGTGAACGTGTTCATGATCGCGCCGAAGGGCCCGGGGCATCTGGTTCGGAGCGAGTTCCAGAAGGGACGCGGCGTGCCGTGCCTTCTCGCCGTGCACCAGGACCCGAGCGGGGACACGAAAGAGGTGGCGCTGGCTTACGGGAAGGCACTCGGGGGCACCCGGGCGGCCATTCTCGAGACGACCTTCCGGGAGGAAACGGAGACCGACCTTTTCGGGGAGCAGGCCGTCCTCTGCGGTGGGCTCACCGAACTCATTCGGGCGGGTTTCGAGACGCTCGTGGAGGCCGGCTACAGTCCCGAGATGGCGTACTTCGAGTGCCTGCACGAGGTGAAGCTCATCGTCGATCTCCTCTACGAGGGCGGCATCGCCAACATGCGCTACTCCATCAGCAACACGGCCGAGTACGGAGACATGACGCGCGGAAAGCGCGTGATCGGGCCCGAGGCGCGCAAGGCCATGAAGGAAATCCTGGCCGACATCCAGAGCGGGCGCTTCGCGCAGGAATGGGTCACGGAGTACGAATGCGGCATGCCGCATTTCCGCGAACTGCGGAAAGAGGCCGAAAACCACCCGATCGAAAAGGTGGGCGAGAAGCTGCGGGCCATGATGCCGTGGCTTTCGAGCGAGCGGCTGGTCGACCGGAGCAAGAACTAG
- the ilvN gene encoding acetolactate synthase small subunit gives MRHTISILVENEFGVLARIAGLFSGRGYNIESLCVAPTLDPTVSRITLVTKGDDRVLEQINKQLNKLINVIKVIDFTDRPHVEREMVLVKVTADRKTRAELMSIVDIFRGKVIDVSHESYIVEVTGDEEKIEALLALLRPLGIREIVRTGKIAMHRGKQLLRTAEEEKKEEAA, from the coding sequence GTGCGTCACACGATTTCCATTCTCGTCGAGAACGAGTTCGGTGTCCTGGCCCGGATCGCGGGACTTTTCAGCGGGCGAGGCTACAACATCGAGAGCCTTTGCGTGGCCCCGACTCTCGACCCGACCGTTTCGCGGATCACGCTCGTGACCAAGGGCGACGATCGCGTGCTCGAGCAGATCAACAAGCAGCTCAACAAGCTCATCAACGTGATCAAGGTGATCGATTTCACGGATCGGCCGCACGTCGAGAGGGAGATGGTCCTCGTCAAAGTGACGGCCGACCGGAAGACACGGGCCGAGCTCATGAGCATCGTCGACATCTTCCGCGGGAAGGTGATCGACGTGAGTCACGAGTCCTACATCGTCGAGGTGACAGGCGACGAGGAGAAAATCGAGGCCCTTCTGGCGCTTTTACGGCCGCTCGGAATCCGGGAGATCGTGCGGACGGGTAAGATCGCGATGCACCGCGGCAAGCAGCTTCTGCGCACGGCCGAGGAAGAGAAAAAAGAGGAGGCGGCATGA